TGTTCGCGCATGGCGTTCACGGCGGCCTGGTCGGCGGCCTTCTCATCGCCGCGTCCAATCAGCGAGGCCGAGGCCAGCGCTGCCTGTTCGGCCACGCGGGCAAGGCCCAGGGAAAGCATACGGTCATGAAATTCGGGCATGGCGGACATGAATAGTTCCTTGCAGATGGGCTTATTGACCCTCTACCGCAGGGCGGCGGGGGTCCACAAGCATGTTTGCGACAATGGCGCGCGCGTGGCTCAGACCGCCTCGATCCTCAGCGCCACCGGTTCGGCGGCCAGAACACCCGCCGCCGTCATGGCCTCCAGCGCTGCGTCGAGGTCGGCGCGCTGGGTCTTGTGGGTGACGATCACCACCGGCGCCTCGGCGCTGTCGTGGCCGGTCTGGCGCATCCGGTTTATACTGACCCCGGCATCGCCCAACGCGGCAGCCACCTTGGCCAGCGCGCCCGGACGATCGGGCAACAGCAGACGCAGGTAATAGGGGGCCGGAGAGTTCGATTGGGCACTGTCGGCCTCGGCCAGCGCGGTGGCGGGCTGGCCGAACACCGGCAGGCGGAAGCCGCGCGCGATATCGCAGATATCGCCCAGCACGGCGCTGGCGGTGGGGCCTTCGCCCGCGCCGGGGCCACGCAGCACGATCTGTTCCACGGCGTCACCTTCGATCACCACCATATTGGTACCGCCCTCGAGCTGGCCCAGCGGCGAGTCCGCCGGCACCAGGCAGGGCCGCATCCGCTGTTCCAGCCCGCGCCCGCTGCGCTGGGCCACACCCAGCAGCTTGATGCGATAGCCCATGTCCGCGGCATAGGCGATGTCTTCGAGGTTGATGCGCTCGATCCCCTCGATGTCGATCCCGTCGAAATGCGGTTTGGTGCCAAAGGCGATGGCGGCCAGCAGCGCCAGCTTGTGCGCGGCGTCGATCCCGCCCACGTCAAGCGTCGGGTCGGCCTCGAGATAGCCCAGTTCGGCGCATTCCTGAAACAGCGCGTTATAGCCTTTACGCTGCGATTCCATGCGGGTCAGGATATAGTTGCAGGTGCCGTTCATGACGCCCATCACGCGGGTGATCTCGTTGCCGGCCAGCCCTTCGGTCAGCGCCTTGATCACCGGGATGCCGCCGGCGACGGCGGCCTCGAACCGGATCACCCGGCCCGCGGCCTCGGCCTGTTCGGCCAGCGCCTGACCATGGATGGCCAGCAGCGCCTTGTTGGCGGTGACCACGTCCTTGCCCGTTTCCAGCGCCGCCTCGATCGAGGCCTTGGCGGGGCCGTTCTCGCCACCCATCAGTTCGACGAACACATCGACATCGTCGCGGCGGGCCAACGCGACCGGGTCGCTCTCCCAGGCGTAGGAGGACAGGTTGACGCCCCGGTCCTTGCCCGCGTCGCGGGCCGAGATGGCGGTGATTTCGATGCGGCGCCCGGTACGCGCCTCCAGCAGATCGGCCTGACGGCGGATGATGCGCACAACGCCGACGCCCACGGTTCCCAATCCCGCGATCCCAAGCCGCAATGCCGGTTTCATGCTGTCTGTCCTTTCTGCTCGTGCCTGTCGCGGCCCTGCCGGGCCGGTCCCTTGCCGCGTGCCTTAGCCCGTTCGGGGCGGGCGTGCAATTGGTGGGCGTGTTATTCGGTGCTGGTTTGTGTGCTGTCGTCGTGGCTGGCCTGTTGCAACCGCCGGGCGCGCCCGGCCAATGCGGCGCGGCGCGCCTCGAGCGCTTCTTGCACGGCGCGCGCCTCGCCCTCGGGATCGACCGGCGGCCCCAGCGCCTCGTCCAGCGGGACCAGCTTGGGAAAGGCGGCAGTGCGCAAGTCGGGGCCAATCCGCTCGTTCAGTTCGGGCACCTGGGTGCAGGCCGCGGCCATCAGCAGCAAAAGAGGGAAGAGCGCGGTTCTGGACATTCGGGTACCGGAGCTGTTGACGCCTGGCCCCTTTGTCGTAAATTGCGGGCGCGGGTGCAAGCGGGGCTTTTATCTGAACATATGTTCAGATAGCGTGCCCCCATGGCACGTACGCAAGGCTCTCATTCCGATATCACCGGCCCGCGCATTCAGGATGCGGCGCTCAGGCTGTTTGCGCGGCACGGGTTTGCCGCGGTGTCGATGCGCCAGATCGCCGGAGAGGTGGGGGTGCAGGCGGGGGCGCTCTACAATTACACACCGGACAAGCAGAGCTTGCTGTTCGGGCTGATGCACCGGCATATGGACGAATTGCTATCGGCGCGCCGCGATCAGGCGCGGGGCGATGCGCTGACCCGGTTGCGCGATTTCGTGGGCTTTCACATCCGGTTCCACCTGAACCGGCCCGACGAGGTGTTCATCGCCTATATGGAACTGCGCAATCTCACGCCCGAGAATTTCGCGACCATCGAGGGGCTGCGGCGACGCTATGAGGATGATCTGGAGGCGATCCTGCGGGCGGGGGTGGCGGAGGGCGTCTTTGCGGTGCCTGATACCAAGATCGCGACTCTGGCGGTGATCGCCATGCTGAACGGGGTCAATACCTGGTACCGGGCCGAGGGGCGGTTGTCGCTCGACGAGGTCGAAAGCGTCTATTGGGACATGGTGCGCAAGGCGGTGGCGGCCTAGTCGTTTTCCGTTTCGGAAAACGACCCGGAAAACAGATGTTTTCCGGGCCGGAATTCTCGCAGAATTCCGCGCGCCTTAATGCGCGGGGCGAATGAAGGTGCCGTTGCGCAGGTCGCGCATGGCCTGCATCAGCTCTTCCTGCGTGTTCATCACGATCGGCCCGTGCCAGGCCACCGGCTCGGCGATCGGCGCACCCGAGATCAGAAGAAAGCGTACCCCCTGCGGCCCGGCCTGCACCGTCACCTCGTCTCCGGTGCCGAAGCGGATCAGGGTGCGGTCGCCCGAAAGGTCACGGATATTGACCTCCTCGCCCGCCACCTCCTTTTCCAGCAGCACACCGGTTGGCGCCGAGGCATCGGCAAAGGCGCCGGCCCCTTCGAACACATAGGCAAAGGCGCGGCGATAGGTGTCGATCCTGAACGTCTTCTTCACCCCCGCCGGAACGAAGATATCGAGATATTGCGGATCGGCGGCGATGCCGTCCACCGGCCCGGTCTTGCCCCAGAAGCTGCCCACGATCACCCGCACCCGTGTGCCGTCATCGTCGATCACCTCGGGGATTTCGCTGCCGGCCACATCCTGATAGCGCGGTGCCGTCATCTTCTGGCTGGCGGGCAGGTTGCCCCAAAGCTGAAAGCCGTGCATCTGCCCCTGCGGATTGCCCTTGGGCATCTCCTGATGCAGGATGCCCGACCCGGCCGTCATCCATTGCACGTCGCCTGCGCCCAGCGTGCCGCTATTGCCCAGCGAATCCCCGTGCTCCACCGTACCGGCCAGCACATAGGTGATGGTCTCGATGCCGCGATGGGGATGCCAGGGAAAGCCGCGCAGGTAATCCTGCGGATGCTCGTTGCGGAAATCGTCGAACAGCAGGAAGGGATCAAGCTCGGTCGGGTCCTGAAAGCCGAAGGCGCGGTGCAGCTTGACCCCGGCGCCTTCGAGTGCGGGGGTGGCGCGGCGGGTTTCAAGGATGGGACGAATGGACATGATCGGGGCTCGCTTGGGCTGTGAAAGCTGGGGCTAAGATAGGGGACGCCGGTGCCAAGGCAATTCCGCGCTGTGCCACCGGCCGTGTGCGGCGGCGCACAGCCGTCGCGTTCGTGGGTCAGGTCCCGGCCCACCATTCCGCAGGTTTGCGCCGCTTGCCGTGCCCGCGCGCCAGCCGCAGCGCCAGGTGGCGCAGCGGCGACAGCGCGAGCCGCAGCCACAAGCGGTTGCGCCGCCGCGCATAGTCGCGGTTGAAGGGGCAGACCCGCATGCAGATCGCGCAATCCGAGGCGAGCTTGGCCCAGAAGCCGAAACATTTCTCGGCATCCGAGGTCCATTTGCGCACGCCCCGGATGGCCGAGACATTCGGCGCCACATCCGAGGGCGGCCCATAGGGCAGCGCCTTGACCGGGCAGGCATCTGCACAGGCGGTGCAGATGTCGCAAAAGGCGCGCACGCCCCGCGGGCGC
The window above is part of the Ruegeria pomeroyi DSS-3 genome. Proteins encoded here:
- a CDS encoding TetR/AcrR family transcriptional regulator translates to MARTQGSHSDITGPRIQDAALRLFARHGFAAVSMRQIAGEVGVQAGALYNYTPDKQSLLFGLMHRHMDELLSARRDQARGDALTRLRDFVGFHIRFHLNRPDEVFIAYMELRNLTPENFATIEGLRRRYEDDLEAILRAGVAEGVFAVPDTKIATLAVIAMLNGVNTWYRAEGRLSLDEVESVYWDMVRKAVAA
- a CDS encoding homoserine dehydrogenase, whose translation is MKPALRLGIAGLGTVGVGVVRIIRRQADLLEARTGRRIEITAISARDAGKDRGVNLSSYAWESDPVALARRDDVDVFVELMGGENGPAKASIEAALETGKDVVTANKALLAIHGQALAEQAEAAGRVIRFEAAVAGGIPVIKALTEGLAGNEITRVMGVMNGTCNYILTRMESQRKGYNALFQECAELGYLEADPTLDVGGIDAAHKLALLAAIAFGTKPHFDGIDIEGIERINLEDIAYAADMGYRIKLLGVAQRSGRGLEQRMRPCLVPADSPLGQLEGGTNMVVIEGDAVEQIVLRGPGAGEGPTASAVLGDICDIARGFRLPVFGQPATALAEADSAQSNSPAPYYLRLLLPDRPGALAKVAAALGDAGVSINRMRQTGHDSAEAPVVIVTHKTQRADLDAALEAMTAAGVLAAEPVALRIEAV
- a CDS encoding pirin family protein, whose protein sequence is MSIRPILETRRATPALEGAGVKLHRAFGFQDPTELDPFLLFDDFRNEHPQDYLRGFPWHPHRGIETITYVLAGTVEHGDSLGNSGTLGAGDVQWMTAGSGILHQEMPKGNPQGQMHGFQLWGNLPASQKMTAPRYQDVAGSEIPEVIDDDGTRVRVIVGSFWGKTGPVDGIAADPQYLDIFVPAGVKKTFRIDTYRRAFAYVFEGAGAFADASAPTGVLLEKEVAGEEVNIRDLSGDRTLIRFGTGDEVTVQAGPQGVRFLLISGAPIAEPVAWHGPIVMNTQEELMQAMRDLRNGTFIRPAH